Proteins from one Pseudoalteromonas undina genomic window:
- the galE gene encoding UDP-glucose 4-epimerase GalE: protein MAILVTGGAGYIGSHTVLELLQQGSDVIVIDNLSNSSEESLERVKKITGKAITFYQGDILDQSFLDSVFAKHNIDSVIHFAGLKAVGESVAKPIAYYQNNVQGTLTLVDAMRDAGVFKLVFSSSATVYGDPASLPIREDFPVGGTTNPYGTSKLMVEMMLQDIAKSDERFAFAILRYFNPVGAHESGLIGEDPNGIPNNLLPFISQVAVGKLKQLAIFGDDYDTVDGTGVRDYIHVVDLALGHLKALDKIAAETGALVYNLGTGNGYSVLQMVNAFIKASDQAIPYAVSPRRPGDIAACYAAPEKALSELGWQAERGIDVMMQDTWRWQSNNPNGYKS from the coding sequence ATGGCAATTTTAGTAACCGGTGGCGCAGGCTATATTGGCTCACACACCGTTTTAGAACTTTTACAGCAAGGCAGCGACGTTATCGTTATCGATAACTTAAGTAACTCCTCTGAAGAATCACTTGAGAGAGTGAAAAAAATAACCGGTAAAGCAATTACTTTTTATCAAGGTGATATTTTAGATCAATCCTTTTTAGACTCAGTATTTGCAAAACATAACATTGATAGTGTAATTCATTTTGCAGGTTTAAAAGCGGTTGGTGAGTCGGTAGCCAAACCAATCGCGTATTATCAAAATAACGTACAAGGCACATTAACACTAGTTGATGCTATGCGTGACGCGGGTGTGTTTAAACTGGTATTTAGCTCATCTGCAACAGTTTATGGTGACCCTGCAAGCTTACCAATACGCGAAGACTTCCCCGTTGGCGGTACAACCAACCCATATGGTACGTCTAAACTAATGGTTGAAATGATGCTGCAAGATATCGCTAAATCAGATGAGCGCTTTGCGTTTGCTATTTTGCGCTACTTTAATCCTGTTGGTGCACATGAGTCAGGTTTAATTGGTGAAGATCCTAATGGCATTCCTAATAATTTACTGCCTTTCATTTCACAAGTTGCGGTTGGTAAATTAAAGCAGCTCGCTATATTTGGCGATGATTACGACACGGTAGATGGTACTGGCGTACGTGATTACATTCACGTTGTGGATTTAGCCTTAGGGCATTTAAAAGCACTTGATAAAATAGCCGCAGAAACCGGCGCACTTGTTTATAACCTTGGTACCGGTAACGGCTATTCAGTATTACAAATGGTCAATGCGTTTATTAAGGCAAGCGACCAAGCTATCCCTTATGCGGTGTCACCTCGTCGCCCTGGTGATATTGCAGCCTGTTATGCTGCGCCAGAAAAAGCCCTTAGTGAACTAGGTTGGCAAGCCGAGCGCGGCATTGATGTTATGATGCAAGATACATGGCGCTGGCAGTCAAATAATCCAAATGGATATAAGTCATAA
- a CDS encoding DUF3016 domain-containing protein gives MNLVKKIAMLMCIALPSVVCAGEAQVKWHDFNDYRDVRPSNQTKGSYHKQIAKSIDEHFAKLSEQLPKNYSLKIEVTDLDLAGDVRYGGVNEIRVVKPIHFPRIEFNYVLSDESGVVAQEDNVSLKDMGFMDKIKMGRDEAFYYEKRLLTEWFGEQILPRIK, from the coding sequence ATGAACTTAGTTAAAAAAATAGCAATGTTGATGTGTATTGCACTACCGAGTGTTGTTTGCGCGGGTGAGGCTCAAGTTAAATGGCATGACTTTAATGATTATCGCGATGTACGCCCATCCAACCAAACTAAAGGCTCATACCATAAGCAAATAGCCAAAAGTATTGATGAACACTTTGCAAAGCTCAGCGAGCAACTTCCTAAAAACTACAGTTTAAAAATTGAAGTCACCGATTTAGATTTAGCCGGAGACGTACGCTATGGCGGTGTTAACGAAATCCGAGTGGTTAAACCTATTCACTTTCCACGCATTGAATTTAATTATGTGCTTAGTGATGAAAGTGGCGTTGTCGCACAAGAAGATAACGTAAGCTTAAAAGATATGGGTTTTATGGATAAAATTAAAATGGGTCGAGATGAAGCATTTTACTACGAAAAACGCTTATTAACAGAGTGGTTTGGTGAACAAATTTTACCGCGTATTAAGTAA
- the epmB gene encoding EF-P beta-lysylation protein EpmB, translating into MIQRNEANLHKNWQKELANVVTCPKVLLEMVGLSSQVHENDIKARSLFPVRVPLPFIKKIRHGDANDPLLLQVMPRHQEFLTKSGFNKDPLLEQDNNQPGLLHKYKSRVLVMFKTGCAVNCRYCFRRHFPYQENQLNKRSLIDALSYIQADKNINEVILSGGDPLMAKDDAISWFLDELEQIPQIKRMRIHSRLPVVIPARITEQLCERLAKSPLKIIFVNHINHANEIDNDFKNAMNMLKQANVLLLNQAVILKDVNDTVDAQINLSEALFDTDVMPYYLHLLDKVEGASHFDIDEAQAIKIMAELLEALPGFLVPKLVREIGGQKSKTPIDLKLV; encoded by the coding sequence ATGATACAAAGAAATGAAGCAAATTTGCATAAAAACTGGCAAAAAGAATTAGCAAATGTAGTTACCTGCCCAAAAGTGTTGTTAGAAATGGTTGGTTTATCGAGCCAAGTCCATGAAAACGACATAAAAGCTCGTAGCTTGTTTCCTGTTCGTGTGCCATTGCCTTTTATAAAAAAAATTCGTCATGGCGATGCAAATGATCCTTTATTGCTGCAAGTTATGCCTCGCCATCAAGAATTTTTAACTAAGTCGGGGTTTAATAAAGATCCGCTACTTGAGCAAGATAACAATCAACCAGGTCTGTTACATAAATATAAATCACGTGTTTTAGTCATGTTTAAAACTGGTTGTGCGGTAAATTGCCGCTACTGCTTTAGACGCCATTTTCCTTATCAAGAAAACCAGTTAAATAAACGCAGCCTTATTGATGCATTGAGCTATATACAAGCTGATAAAAATATTAACGAAGTGATTTTAAGTGGTGGCGATCCACTAATGGCCAAAGACGATGCTATAAGTTGGTTTTTAGATGAGCTTGAGCAAATACCACAAATAAAACGGATGCGCATACACAGCCGCTTACCTGTTGTTATCCCTGCACGCATTACTGAACAATTATGTGAAAGATTAGCAAAGTCACCACTAAAAATTATATTCGTGAACCATATTAACCATGCTAACGAAATAGATAATGACTTTAAAAACGCCATGAACATGCTAAAACAAGCCAATGTACTGTTATTAAATCAGGCGGTTATTTTAAAAGATGTTAACGATACAGTTGATGCGCAAATAAACTTAAGTGAAGCCTTGTTTGATACAGACGTAATGCCTTATTACTTACACTTACTGGATAAGGTAGAAGGCGCAAGTCATTTTGATATAGATGAGGCGCAGGCCATAAAAATAATGGCAGAGCTTTTAGAAGCCCTGCCAGGATTTTTAGTGCCTAAACTAGTAAGAGAAATAGGGGGCCAAAAAAGTAAAACCCCTATTGACCTCAAATTGGTTTAA
- the efp gene encoding elongation factor P, producing MANYSTNEFKGGLKIMMDGEPCSILENEMVKPGKGQAFNRVRIRKLISGKVLEKTFKSGESVEGADVMDTDLAYLYTDGEFWHFMNNETFEQIAADEKALGDAGKWLVENDVCTITLWNGSPIAVTPPNFVELEITETDPGLKGDTAGTGGKPATLSTGAVVRVPLFVQIGEVIKVDTRNGEYVSRVK from the coding sequence ATGGCGAATTATAGCACCAACGAGTTCAAGGGCGGCCTAAAAATTATGATGGACGGCGAACCTTGCAGTATCTTAGAAAATGAAATGGTAAAACCGGGTAAAGGCCAAGCGTTTAACCGTGTTCGTATCCGTAAGCTTATCTCTGGCAAGGTACTTGAAAAAACCTTTAAATCGGGTGAATCGGTTGAAGGTGCTGATGTAATGGATACCGATTTAGCGTACCTATATACAGACGGTGAATTTTGGCATTTCATGAACAATGAAACATTTGAACAAATCGCTGCTGACGAAAAAGCACTGGGCGATGCTGGCAAATGGTTAGTTGAAAACGATGTATGTACTATTACATTATGGAACGGCAGCCCAATTGCTGTAACTCCACCAAACTTTGTTGAGCTTGAGATCACTGAAACTGATCCGGGCCTTAAAGGCGATACAGCGGGCACGGGTGGTAAACCAGCAACGCTTAGCACAGGTGCTGTAGTACGTGTTCCATTATTCGTACAAATTGGCGAAGTAATTAAAGTAGACACTCGTAATGGTGAATACGTGAGCCGTGTTAAGTAA
- the epmA gene encoding elongation factor P--(R)-beta-lysine ligase, whose translation MSADLWKPSASIEILKQRAAIMRSIREFFYERNVMEVETPSLSAASVTDVHLASFNTTFVGPGHAGGLPLFLQTSPEFAMKRLLAAGSGAIFQLCKAFRNEEAGSHHNPEFTMLEWYRPGFDEFALMDEIDELMQLILEVAPAERVTYQQAFERALGVDPLTASITQLQQLACDHGFADIAKNETHKDTLLQLLFCMKVEPTIGQDKPCFVYHFPASQAALAQICEHDERVAGRFELYYKNMELANGFNELTNAKEQAKRFNEDNAYRAANGLKQVPMDTRLIAALEHGLEQCAGVALGIDRLVMLATNKQKIKEVIAFDVARA comes from the coding sequence ATGTCAGCAGATCTTTGGAAGCCGAGTGCCAGCATAGAAATACTTAAGCAACGCGCAGCAATTATGCGCAGCATTCGGGAATTCTTTTATGAGCGTAATGTAATGGAAGTCGAAACACCGAGTTTAAGTGCTGCCAGTGTAACCGATGTGCATTTAGCCAGCTTTAATACTACATTTGTGGGCCCAGGCCATGCTGGTGGGCTACCCCTGTTTTTGCAAACATCTCCAGAGTTTGCGATGAAACGCTTGTTAGCGGCCGGCTCAGGCGCTATTTTTCAGCTTTGTAAGGCATTTCGAAATGAAGAAGCGGGCAGTCATCATAATCCTGAATTTACTATGCTTGAATGGTATCGGCCTGGGTTTGACGAATTTGCTTTAATGGACGAAATAGATGAGCTAATGCAGCTCATTCTTGAGGTTGCTCCTGCAGAGCGCGTTACCTACCAACAGGCATTTGAACGCGCGTTAGGGGTCGATCCATTAACTGCCTCTATCACGCAGTTACAACAACTCGCATGCGATCATGGCTTTGCTGATATTGCTAAAAACGAGACTCATAAAGATACCTTGCTGCAATTATTATTTTGTATGAAAGTAGAGCCAACAATAGGACAAGATAAGCCATGTTTTGTGTATCACTTTCCGGCATCACAAGCGGCACTGGCACAAATTTGTGAACACGATGAGCGAGTAGCAGGGCGTTTTGAGTTGTATTATAAAAATATGGAACTGGCTAACGGCTTTAATGAGCTCACTAATGCTAAAGAACAAGCAAAAAGGTTTAACGAAGATAACGCCTATCGTGCTGCTAACGGCTTAAAGCAAGTTCCTATGGATACGCGTTTAATTGCTGCATTGGAACATGGTTTAGAGCAATGTGCGGGGGTTGCATTAGGGATTGATAGACTCGTGATGCTAGCAACCAATAAACAAAAAATAAAAGAAGTGATTGCGTTTGATGTGGCAAGAGCTTAA